TTTCAGCAACTTTACGTTCTACAGTCTGTGCGGCTGCTTCTTGAGCACGTTCTGTCAGTTTCTTAAAAAATTGAGCGTTTGCATTTGTGGTTATGCTAAATACAAACAGTAGTGCTATAAGTTTAATGGTTTTCATAATAGTCCTTTTTTAATCGTTTGCCTTTTAATGACATGATTAAAAAAAGGTTAACATCAATCTTTTTTTCTGAATGATATTTGTTGAATTACCTTATTGTTATGAATAATCTTTAAAATATAAAGTCCATCTTTTAAATGATTAATATTCAAGTAAATCTGTTTTTCTGGGAAGCGATGAATTGAACCCTTAAGACCATAGTCTTCTTTCTTCATTGTCTAAATGACTTTGAGATTAGAATTACACCAATTTGATTACCTATAAAATTAATTCATGTAATTAATAGGAGCTATTTAGTATGTAACAATGGTTATGAGTTATGTAACATATTGTATTTTAGTAGGTTGGTGTTAGGCTTCATTTTTTAAAGAAATATATTCTGAAGGGGTACAATGATATACTTCTTTAAAACATTTGCTGAAATATGCATGATTGTTAAACCCTACACTATAGCCAATTTCTGATATATTAAAATCAGAAGTTTTTAAAATATGTACAGCCAATTTTAAACGTTGAGAACGTATAAATTCTGTGGTTGAAAGCCCTGTTAGTGCTTTAAGTTTTCTATGAAGTTGCATTCTACTCATAGACACACAAAGGCTAAATTCTGCTGCGCTAAAAGAAGGATCTACAAGTTTTTTATCTAAAATGTTCTGAATTTTGATTAAGAATTTTTCATCTACCGACGATACTGCAATTTCCTTTGGTCTTAAAATAATTTCTTGGCTGTATCTAGATTGCAACTTTTTTCTAAGTGCTACTAAAGATGTTGCTTTGCTTTGTAATATTTTTTGATTGAAGGGTTTTGTAATGTAATCATCTGCGCCAAACTCTATACCCATCAATTCATTTTCATCACCAGCTTTTGCCGTTAATAGTATAATGGGAATGTGACTGGTGCGTTCATCATTTTTCAGTGTTTTAGTCAATTCCAAACCATCTTTCTTCGGCATCATTACATCTGAAATAATAATATCGGGTATTTCATGTAATGCAATTTTAATTCCTTTTTCGCCATCGGCTGCTTGTAAAATAGAATACGTGCTTTTAAACGTGTTGCTGAGTAATGTTCTTACATCTTTATTGTCTTCGACGATAAGCAATATGGGCAGGTTATTTTTTTTGTGTGGGGATTCTTCTAGATTGGTTTTGGCTTCAGCGGTGGTAATCACTTTTAACGTTTCTAAATCTGGGTTTTCAATAATCTCTATATTTTTAAGTTTGATCTTATCCATACAAATGGAAACATTGAAATGGGTCCAGTTTTGCTTCTCGCTACTCACATCTATTTTTCCTCCATGTAACTCAGTTAGCTCTTTAACAAGAGATAAGCCTATACCTACACCTTCGTTAAGTCCATCGGTCTGATAAAATCTGTTGAAAATCGTTTTCATTTGGGTGGTAGAAATACCATTACCAGTATTCTTTATTGAAAAATACAAGTAGTTATGATCAATGTTCGCATTAAGAAGAACAGCACCTTTTTCTGGCGTATATTTTATGGCATTTCCCAATAAATTAATTATAATATTCTCAATAGCATCACGATCAAACCAACCTAATATATCGGTATTGGTTATTTGAAGTTTAAAATGAATGTTTTTTTGCTGTGCTAGGAAAGAAAAAGATTCACTCCAAGCCGCAATCATTTGCGTAGGATAGCCTTTTTGAACACGTAGTTTTCTATTTCCACTATCAATTTTAGACAATTCTAATAACTGATCTACCAAAGCCGACAATCTTTCGGTGCTTTTCTGGGCAATTTCAAAATGCTTTTTTTGGTCTGTGGTTAAGGTTGTATTGGATAAAGCCTCTTGTAAAGGTGCAGAGATTAAAGTTAACGGAGTTCTTAACTCATGAGAAATGTTGGTGAAAAAGTCCGTTTTTAGAGCATCAACTTCTCTTAATTTATGATTTATTTTCATTCTATTTCGATATAGAATAAAAATGAAAATTCCAATTAATGAAGTAATTATAATAATGCCAAGTAGAAAATTCCGTTGTGCCTTTTGCTTGGTATCTGCTAGCTCATGTTGTGTTTTTAAAAGTGCCACTTCTTGTAACTGTTGTTCTTTGAACTTTAATTGTTCATCTAGTATAAATCCGTTAGCATTTTCTTGCTCTTTTAGGAATGCAATTTGTTTGTCATAAGCTACTTTGGTCTGGTATGCGTTGGTATAATCACCTACTAACTCATAATAACTTATTTCAATTCTATTTAAATCCGTTTTATAACCTAGCCTGTCCGTTACATCGGGATTTTGTCTCGCTTTTTCTAAATGAACCAAGGCTTCTTTTGGATTATTTAGGATTATAAAAAGTTCAGCCCAGTGTAGGTGAACAACGCCTGTTAATGTGGAAGTATTTTGTTTTTCTAATAAGGCTCCTACATTCGTTAAATGCTTTTCTACTTTGGTGTATTCCTTTTTTTTAAGATACATTTTAGCAAGACCTATGTTAGCAATATTAATTGCGGTAGGGTCACCATTTTTTTTGCCATCAATTAATAATTGTTCATATAGTTGAATGGCTTCATTAATCTTGTTTTCTTGTACGGAAAGTTTTATCAAAAGCCTATTTGCTTCATATTCCCCTGGCGGATATGCTACGTTTTTTGAGATTTCTATACATTTTTCTATGTATTTTTTGGCTAACGGATTATTTCCTTTGGCATCTAAATAAATTTCCGCGATGTAAGCGTTTACACGAGCTAGTAAAGAACTTTGGGTATTGTTAATTTTGTATAGTGAATCTATTTTTAGATATAGATTCATTTTCTTGCTCAAGTCTGGCTCGGCAGAAGCAAACATAGAATATGCAGAGGCAATACCTTCTAAGTAGTTAGCTTTTTTAGAAAGTTGTAGTATGTCATCATATCTTAAAAGCGATTTTTTTATCTCTCCTTTAAAATATTCATGATTTGCCAACCACATATTACTATTTACAGTTAAAGAGTCAATTCTTTTAGCGCTACTTAATTGATAAGCCTTTTCGTAATGATGTTCTGAGGAATCAAATTGGCCTTTAACAAAAAAGTACTGACCTAGATCTTGATGATAATAGTATGAAGAAAAAAATGAGCTATTAGTTTCTTTATCCGTCTTTAATTTATTTACATAGTATAAAGCCGAATCTGGATTTTTGAAAATTAGACTTTTAAATTTTTGGTGATAATCTTTGTAATCGGGAGATTCTTGTGCAGATAAAAATGTAAAGCCAAAAAATAAGAATATTGACAATACCTTTCTCATTTTATTATGGTTTACCCTAAATATAAATAATTTATGGGTTGCAAGCTATTTTAACATCATGTGAAACTATTTAAAGGAATAGGTTATACCCATTAGTAGTGACCTCGGCAAGAATCGAACTTGCATCTAAAGTTTAGGAAACTTCTATTCTATCCATTGAACTACAAGGCCAATTGTTTAAAAGGTAGGGTTATTTATGATTCGTAAATACTGTAATGACTATTCCTTAGTTTCCTGCCTTTTAGACCATATTTCATACATAGGTTCTCCTTTACTGTTATTACCGGTATGGTGCCAATCATTGCCTTGCAATTCATAATTAAATTTTAATTGAGCGCCTACTCGGGTATCATCTTTTGAGAAAAATTCTATTTTTTCGGTATACACACCATCTTTGGCAGTATAGCTTCCACCACCGGTGCCAGAAAAACGGAAAGAATCTGTATCATAGGCAATCCATTGAAAAGTACCATCCTTTAAGAATTTCAGTGTTTTTCTAGTGCTTTCCTCACCACGTCTTTCCTGTCCAGTATCAGGACCTCTAGTGGCAAAAAGCCATTCGCCATCTAAATCTTGAGTCTCAATTTTTACAGGTTTAAGCATAAGCTCTTGAAACCAATTTAAATGAAGATTTTCGCCAACCATTTTTATAGGAATAGAAAGCTGCCTAATGGAATCTTTAGGATAGTCCGAATTAAATTCTAAAAGAACAACCAGTAGGTTACCTGTGGCAGTACTTTCAATTTGGGTAAATCCACCCATGGTCTTTGTAAACTTAGCAGGATTATTTTCGTACTCGTTATATATAAAATAGTCATTGTTAAGTTTAATTTGGTGTATGGATCTAGTTCCATTTTCTTCAATAGTATCTGTGTATACGCCTGGTAAAACCTG
The genomic region above belongs to Maribacter hydrothermalis and contains:
- a CDS encoding hybrid sensor histidine kinase/response regulator transcription factor produces the protein MRKVLSIFLFFGFTFLSAQESPDYKDYHQKFKSLIFKNPDSALYYVNKLKTDKETNSSFFSSYYYHQDLGQYFFVKGQFDSSEHHYEKAYQLSSAKRIDSLTVNSNMWLANHEYFKGEIKKSLLRYDDILQLSKKANYLEGIASAYSMFASAEPDLSKKMNLYLKIDSLYKINNTQSSLLARVNAYIAEIYLDAKGNNPLAKKYIEKCIEISKNVAYPPGEYEANRLLIKLSVQENKINEAIQLYEQLLIDGKKNGDPTAINIANIGLAKMYLKKKEYTKVEKHLTNVGALLEKQNTSTLTGVVHLHWAELFIILNNPKEALVHLEKARQNPDVTDRLGYKTDLNRIEISYYELVGDYTNAYQTKVAYDKQIAFLKEQENANGFILDEQLKFKEQQLQEVALLKTQHELADTKQKAQRNFLLGIIIITSLIGIFIFILYRNRMKINHKLREVDALKTDFFTNISHELRTPLTLISAPLQEALSNTTLTTDQKKHFEIAQKSTERLSALVDQLLELSKIDSGNRKLRVQKGYPTQMIAAWSESFSFLAQQKNIHFKLQITNTDILGWFDRDAIENIIINLLGNAIKYTPEKGAVLLNANIDHNYLYFSIKNTGNGISTTQMKTIFNRFYQTDGLNEGVGIGLSLVKELTELHGGKIDVSSEKQNWTHFNVSICMDKIKLKNIEIIENPDLETLKVITTAEAKTNLEESPHKKNNLPILLIVEDNKDVRTLLSNTFKSTYSILQAADGEKGIKIALHEIPDIIISDVMMPKKDGLELTKTLKNDERTSHIPIILLTAKAGDENELMGIEFGADDYITKPFNQKILQSKATSLVALRKKLQSRYSQEIILRPKEIAVSSVDEKFLIKIQNILDKKLVDPSFSAAEFSLCVSMSRMQLHRKLKALTGLSTTEFIRSQRLKLAVHILKTSDFNISEIGYSVGFNNHAYFSKCFKEVYHCTPSEYISLKNEA